A segment of the Anaerobaca lacustris genome:
GCACGGAACGCATCGAAGATACGGGGACTCGTCAGCAGGACGGCAACCCATGGCACAATAACCCAACTGAAGACGCCGCCGACGAGCCAGTAGCTCTCCCAGGCCCAGTTGCGCACCTTCTTGAAGGGAATGTAAAAGCTGCCGGCTGCGAAACCACCGATCGCATGCAGCAGAACGCCCAGTGCAACCATCGCACGCTCCCATTGTCGCTATTTCGTCAGCCTCTGTGTCAGGACGAACGGCTTGAACAGCCCATAGTCAACCGTGTGGTATGCGTTGCCCGCCGGCGGTCCGGTCTCGGGTCCTCGCTGGAACATCCCGGGCCAGGCGCTGCCCAGCCCCGCGCCGGCATGGTGCGGTCCGAGCGTGTTCTTGAGCGTACCGATGACCACCACTTCAATTGCGTTGGCCCCTCGTTGGATCTGCGAGGTGACGTTACATTCCCAGGGCGGCGCGGTGATATAGCCGGCGGATTTGCCGTTGACGCGAACCTCGGCTACACTGCCGTACCAGTCTGGTAGAGAGACGACATACGAGCCTTTGGGCTTATCCACGTCGAACTGCTGGCGGTAGGCGACACCGGCACCATAAAACGGATGGCCCTGCTGCCTCCAGCCGGGCTTGGCGCCGACGAGTCCACTGCCATCGACCAGACGATCGGCAGTGCGTCCCATGGAGGCCAGTTCGCTCGAGACGCGGTGGATCTTCACTGCGTCGAGCTGTCGATCCGAACCCGCAAAGAACCGAACCTCTGCCAGTCCGACGAAGCCGTTGTCGTTAGGGCTACCGTCGGCCGGATACGTCAGGCCCTGCTGGTTCGAACGGACTTCAAATCGCACGAAACGTACCTCCTTCATCCGAACGTCGAGCTGCTCGGCAGGGGAATTCGCACCGGCGCGGGCGAGCCGAAACGTACCAAGCTCCTGATCGAATGAGTCGGGTCTGCCGGTGACAGAGCCCTGAACACGAAGTTCGCGAACGCCTCGCGACGAGAGATCGCGGACGTGACCTTCGTTGTAGTTCCAGATCTGGATCGCCGTCAGTTCGACCGACTCACCCAGGTCGAACTCCACAAAAGGTGCTCGATCCTCCACACCGTTCTGAAAGCCAATCCCCCCGCTGAGCCACATCATGCCGTCGGGATTGACGCGATGGGTGAGGCTCGTATCAGGCTTTAGAATCTTCAAGGGTTTATCGGGTATCATTACGAATCCGCGCTCGGTCGATTGGAGCGTGAAATCGCCCAGGACATACGCCGGCTCCAATTCGTGATAGATTGTAAACGGCCGAGCCTCTATGGTGACGACGTTTTCGCCGACCTTGGCCGCCTTCGCGATGTCGATCCGGCCGAACGCCTTATCGAGCCACCAGTCGCCGGGGCTGGCTGAGACGGGCTGGCCGTTGCACGTGATTGTATAGAGATCGGTCCGCTCGATCACAATCGCCAGGTTCTTCGGGACCGCCTCTTCAATCGTGAACTTGTAGCGGGCCGTGAACCCGCTGTTAGCCGGGAACGTCTTCGTGATGAGTTGGTCCCGCGACTGCACAGCGCTGTCCCACGGGTTGCGGTCCATGCCGTTCTTGCGGAAGGCGAACTGGTTCGCCCGATAGAAATAGACATCATCGAGCGTCTCCCCGCCGGCGGTGATGTCGACGTAATCGAGCGTCAACACGTTGGGCTGTAGCCTCCGGATCTCCATCATCCTGGGCACAGCCGCACGCAAGCTCGCCTCGA
Coding sequences within it:
- a CDS encoding L-rhamnose/proton symporter RhaT, whose amino-acid sequence is MVALGVLLHAIGGFAAGSFYIPFKKVRNWAWESYWLVGGVFSWVIVPWVAVLLTSPRIFDAFRA